GAAGTCCCATAACCTATCTTTGATGTGGAGGACGAACCtgatccagtctttgatgaagaagcaactaGCATCATATCCACctttatggagagccatctttgctttgattccggcacaaccactgctccttcatctcctgcccctttgtttcctgatcttcaagagcactgtgagaaatctgaattagttatttctctgcctgacatgtttgataagatcagttctcttgatgtgattcgttttggtcttgataagataaaagaaaattgtttttcaaaatctgtttttggaaacatgattaattcttttaaaatctttgaacctgataaatttCTTGATCAACAACGTTTTCAAAATGACCTTGGCATCAGTTCTGaaattattttgagctttgatcagtCCCTGGAACAAAGCaaagtttttgatcattttgaaaagtatcttgagcttgatttgaaacaaactgatttttgtgctacaaaatcttttgattcgtttgttttcaaagaaaatagctTTGATCTGAACTCTTCTAGGCATAGACTGATCACTGATGATTTGTTTGCATCTTCTCTGGACTTGGAcgatttcttaattaaaaagatGCTGGAACAGAATTCACTTAAAACTGAAACTGGTTTTTGTGAACTTGATTTATGTGAttctgttttgcagcctgatctcttgagttttgaaaatgataaaacTTGGAATTTTCTGAGATCATCTTGTGAGAATTTTGTTGATTTGAGTGTTGATGATAtacaacacattctttgaaAAATGTCTTGAGTCTTTGATAGTTGTTTCTCAAtctgaacttaagcttgtgtgttcagatgttgaTAATGATATGCATGTTTTGGAAACGATTAAtgttgttgcatatcttgataaGATTCTTGTCTGTAATGTCTACTTCGATTTGCATCTTGACAGGCTGAAAAGTGTGCTACTTGTTCTTGGAaatgatatcttaatttttgatttgaacaagtatctctcttgcacatttgatcctggtctttcagtgtttgttttgagtatccaggaaagacaggttcaaCCTCTGAATGAAAGCACTGGCCGTGCCCAACaacctcagatttggagaagctttgttgttcaaaccggctaccttggtgccagcgacagaggttcagtccaagagGGATATCTCAACAGTCTGAAAGTATTTTGTTTTGAATCCAATTTTATTCGAAAgccaactcatcaaggattcactgaggcttggaatcgcatgaaaaacttcacggatgaagaagttatgaattttccaaaccagaggttcttcagtccgtctatccgcgagtaccagatttctaaaggatATTCATGCCCCATAAAGAAGCGtcctgagccaaaaccgatcataGGGTTCCAGATGGATCTCCCAGCTTCTCAGAAAGACCGAAATCAGAAGGAATGGCCATGGGATCTTGAAGTTATGATCCATCCACCAAAACCGGCCAGACCAAAGACAGCACTGCCTCCTTCATTCAGCCAACAAACCAGAGGTATTTCTAAAACTTCTAAATTTATTTGTGCTGATGAATCTGTTAAGTTTCATGACAGGAAACATGTTACCATTGACGTGCCCATGGAGCTTGAATGTTTTCTTCCTTCCTTTCATTTTTATGATTTGAAAGAAAACCCAACAAAAGAGGCAGCAAAGTGTTCACCACATGAAAAACAATTGGAGCTGATGATCCTCCATGACCCAAATGTGTTTCCTCAGTCAACTTCCTGTCCAAAACAAAAGTACTCtaaggatcatgagttgatttcctctactcttcatgaaaatgttttgaaaccgagaatttcaaagagaaaacatattcttacttggttgaaaaacgttttgctcaaaccttttcatgaattgatttcattgagctgtgctttgaaagagatttggtgtaggaaagagcatgaactaaaattgcttaggccaaagaattcttttgatttcgttcatgatgataatttttcaaatttggcattgtctctttctttccataacagtttctcacattggcctgattttgagattgataaatcaatttttggcaaccagcttacttgcttaatgctttcccacgtccttgatgattatcctaagtgCTTGGATCCTGTTTTTGGtgtcttaaggatagagaaaccctttgattattcctttaccagatttgatgtggtttctctagttgctttgaataaacaggataagcatgatcagtttctaaggagagcaagcaccaatggacgccaaattacttggaattccttgatgaaaatgacttcaaaactccaaggaagtttttgtccatatttttcattccctgaattttccatgaattttaattcctttgtatctgattcatcgttttttgatataggtactttggatttgaggacaaatccttttgaagaaggagggaatgatacaccgcggtccacggatcagtacatggagccgaaccagcctggagatcagaacgttctgaacatttcaaccgaggttcacgTTTTTCACCGTACCGGACAGACTGACCGTGCAGTGTACTGGACAGTCCCGCATACGTCCGGaaaggagctttggctggaaccatggccagatgaccgatctgaccatactggggcttgtctttcccgtccaacttcacatttgaagacatatggtcgagctagaatccactttggacgagctggacgaggTGACACTTACTTGGAGctagatgagctgagtgagctaagtgacactactctggagctggatgagctgagtgagctaaatgacactagcttggagctgaatgagctaagtaacactgaagatggagctggttcagctgctgggcgaaatgggccttttcagcccaaagaaaaGTTCATCAAAAGTTCACTATGGGATTGTTTCTTTCCAAATCCGACCAGTCCTTTCCTCAGTCCATTTAAAGCACATTCTCATCAAGTATACCAAGAGGGAGTCAGCAAGGAAGTCTTGGTCGTGCATGGGAAAAAGAATTcaataaaaatcattaatttcggtctttagtcaaagtcttcatttctagtttctatgtcttgttttttagcaaattcttctttggatttctacaacttgtaatcctataaataaggcctTAGAGCCACGAAATAGACAGATTGTATTTccctttttatgagtttctctcattgttctttgtttagaacacttcttagtttcttggtgaggttatctccaagtttcgatccttcttttgttggaccggtgcgtcacatacggcaacgatcgaagtctggtagcaacccttagtgtcacccctcgatccatcagttctcaatcctctcagatctgagttcatatcaaccataccgaaagagtgatccatattttggttctatcactgtgtgtgctgacggacacacacagacgtcgtgtgtgtgctgacggacacccatggacgtcctgtgtgtactgaaaagacagcccacgtgggccaaaataacctgaacagtccacgggaagggtcagcgtgctgagtccaaggaccaacgtgctgatatgtgtactgatggactgccatggatgtcctgtgtgtgctgatggacacacacggacacacacacacacacggacacacacacacacagccacataagtcttatgtgtgctgatggacacccacggacgtcctgtgtgtgctgacggacacccacagacgtcctgtgtgtactgaacagacagcccaggttggccaaaatcaccagaacagtccacgggaaaggccagcatgctgagtccaaggaccagcgtgctgagtccaaggaccagcgtgctgatatgtgtactgatggacagccacggacgtcctgtgtgtgctgacggacacacatggacacatacggacagcgacagacgtcatgtgtgtgctgacggacagccccggacagccgctgacgtcttgtgtgtgctggcagacacccacggacgtcctgtgtgtactgaacagacagcccggccaaaatcacccaaacagtccacgggaagggccagcgtgctgagtccaaggaccaacgtgctgatatgtgtactgatggacagccactgacgtcctgtgtgtgctgacggacacacacggacacacacaaacagccacggacgtcctgtgtgtgctgacggacacacacggacgtcgtgtgtgtgctgacggacacccacggacgtcctgtgtgtactgaacagacagcccacgtgggccaaaataacccgaacagtccacgggaagggtcagcgtgctgagtccaaggagcaaagtgctgatatgtgtactgatggacagccatggatgtcctgtatgtgctgatggacacacacggacacacacagacacacacagacagccacataagtcttgtgtgtgctgatggacacccacggacgtcctgtgtgtgctgacgggcacacacggacacacacggacagccacagacgtcctgtgtgtgctggcagacagcctcggacgtcttgtgtgtgcttgcggacacccacagacgtcctgtgtgtactgaacagacagcccatgtgggccaaaatcaccaaaacagtccacgggaagggccagtgtgctgagtccaaggaccagcgtgctgatatgtgtactgatggacagccacggacgtcctgtgtgtgttgacggacacacaaggacacatacggacagccacggatgtcctgtgtatgctgacggacagccacgaacagccaaggacgtcctgtgtgtgctggcggacacccacggacgtcctgtgtgtactgaacagacagtccacatgggccaaaattaccaaaacagtccacgggaagggtcagcgtgctgagtccaatgaccaacgtgctgatatgtgtactgattgacagccacacccgtcctgtgtgtgctgacagacacacggacgtcctgtgtgtgctgacggacacccacgaatgtcatgtgtgtgctgacagacacacacggacgtcctgtgtgtgctgatggacacccacgaacgtcctgtgtgtactgaactgacagcccacgtggacaaAAATTAtctgaacagtccacaggaagggccagtgtgctgagtccaaggaccagcgtgctgatatgtgtactgatggacagccacatacgtcctgtgtttgctgacagacacacacagacacacacatacagccatggacgtcctgtgtgtgctgacggacagccacagacgtcatgtgtgtgctagcggacacccacagacgtcctgtgtgtactgaacacacatcccacgtgggctaaaatcacccaaacagtccacgggaagggccagcgtgatgagtccgaggaccaacgtgctgatatgtgtactgatggacagccatggatgtcatgtttgtgcttacggacacacatggacagccacagatgtcctgtgtctgctgacagacacacacggacgtcctgtgtgtgctgacggacacccacggacgtcctgtgtgtgctgacggacacacacggacacacgcggacacacacggacacacacggacacacacagacagccacggat
This window of the Brassica rapa cultivar Chiifu-401-42 unplaced genomic scaffold, CAAS_Brap_v3.01 Scaffold0144, whole genome shotgun sequence genome carries:
- the LOC117129770 gene encoding uncharacterized protein LOC117129770 isoform X2 yields the protein MESHLCFDSGTTTAPSSPAPLFPDLQEHLFVLSIQERQVQPLNESTGRAQQPQIWRSFVVQTGYLGASDRGSVQEGYLNSLKVFCFESNFIRKPTHQGFTEAWNRMKNFTDEEVMNFPNQRFFSPSIREYQISKGYSCPIKKRPEPKPIIGFQMDLPASQKDRNQKEWPWDLEVMIHPPKPARPKTALPPSFSQQTRGISKTSKFICADESVKFHDRKHVTIDVPMELECFLPSFHFYDLKENPTKEAAKCSPHEKQLELMILHDPNVFPQSTSCPKQKYSKDHELISSTLHENVLKPRISKRKHILTWLKNVLLKPFHELISLSCALKEIWCRKEHELKLLRPKNSFDFVHDDNFSNLALSLSFHNSFSHWPDFEIDKSIFGNQLTCLMLSHVLDDYPKCLDPVFGVLRIEKPFDYSFTRFDVVSLVALNKQDKHDQFLRRASTNGRQITWNSLMKMTSKLQGSFCPYFSFPEFSMNFNSFVSDSSFFDIGTLDLRTNPFEEGGNDTPRSTDQYMEPNQPGDQNVLNISTEVHVFHRTGQTDRAVYWTVPHTSGKELWLEPWPDDRSDHTGACLSRPTSHLKTYGRARIHFGRAGRGDTYLELDELSELSDTTLELDELSELNDTSLELNELSNTEDGAGSAAGRNGPFQPKEKFIKSSLWDCFFPNPTSPFLSPFKAHSHQVYQEGVSKEVLVVHGKKNSIKIINFGL
- the LOC117129770 gene encoding uncharacterized protein LOC117129770 isoform X1 — its product is MIYNTFFEKCLESLIVVSQSELKLVCSDVDNDMHVLETINVVAYLDKILVCNVYFDLHLDRLKSVLLVLGNDILIFDLNKYLSCTFDPGLSVFVLSIQERQVQPLNESTGRAQQPQIWRSFVVQTGYLGASDRGSVQEGYLNSLKVFCFESNFIRKPTHQGFTEAWNRMKNFTDEEVMNFPNQRFFSPSIREYQISKGYSCPIKKRPEPKPIIGFQMDLPASQKDRNQKEWPWDLEVMIHPPKPARPKTALPPSFSQQTRENPTKEAAKCSPHEKQLELMILHDPNVFPQSTSCPKQKYSKDHELISSTLHENVLKPRISKRKHILTWLKNVLLKPFHELISLSCALKEIWCRKEHELKLLRPKNSFDFVHDDNFSNLALSLSFHNSFSHWPDFEIDKSIFGNQLTCLMLSHVLDDYPKCLDPVFGVLRIEKPFDYSFTRFDVVSLVALNKQDKHDQFLRRASTNGRQITWNSLMKMTSKLQGSFCPYFSFPEFSMNFNSFVSDSSFFDIGTLDLRTNPFEEGGNDTPRSTDQYMEPNQPGDQNVLNISTEVHVFHRTGQTDRAVYWTVPHTSGKELWLEPWPDDRSDHTGACLSRPTSHLKTYGRARIHFGRAGRGDTYLELDELSELSDTTLELDELSELNDTSLELNELSNTEDGAGSAAGRNGPFQPKEKFIKSSLWDCFFPNPTSPFLSPFKAHSHQVYQEGVSKEVLVVHGKKNSIKIINFGL